From a single Helicoverpa armigera isolate CAAS_96S chromosome 7, ASM3070526v1, whole genome shotgun sequence genomic region:
- the LOC110370326 gene encoding histone-lysine N-methyltransferase SUV39H2 isoform X1, with amino-acid sequence MASNEGRSAQSNLHQQDLTKLDVTKLSALSPEVISRQATINIGTIGHVAHGKSTVVKAISGVQTVRFKNELERNITIKLERLSDSVVKMFRERADERDENLFFEKLKRSKKRNFCADSEDEDAPAPKKQKKNRKDSEEFIIEKILEFKFEHGKEYFYIKWKGWPDSENTWEPIEHLDNCPSILKQFLSDEELRHCNKMDQLKNEISFDNLLSEENLLKRFDEIESNDIVKLKESLTLKLLSMIILSEEYESFATDLVQETRDILQLYVVSRRRCQQLMKLQKWEEHINQVDKSKKLLVENNFDLAGPPENFTYINQSIPGSGVTIPDDPPIGCECTACNCRSKTCCGMQAGLFAYTANKRLRVASGTPIYECNKACKCSSDCCNRVVQGGRNIKLSIFRTSNGCGWGVKTEQKIRQGQFLCQYVGEVITFEEAEKRGREYDANGLTYLFDLDFNSVENPYVVDAAHLGNVSHFINHSCDPNLGVWAVWADCLDPNLPMLALFATRDIEPGEELCFDYLQKASDSDDADTNSSSISKDSSYDNEIPSGSEATTGINPVSPVKSRFEIQQQNRAMLRNLTECKCGALKCRKYLF; translated from the exons ATGGCTTCGAATGAAGGGCGAAGTGCTCAGTCAAACTTGCATCAGCAAGACCTAACCAAATTG gATGTTACCAAACTATCAGCTCTTTCTCCTGAAGTTATATCGAGGCAGGCGACAATAAACATTGGCACCATTGGTCACGTAGCTCATGGCAAGTCAACTGTAGTCAAGGCAATTTCAGGAGTGCAGACTGTCAGATTCAAAAATGAATTGGAAAGGAATATTACTATCAAGCTTG AGCGCCTGTCCGACTCGGTTGTTAAAATGTTTCGTGAAAGAGCTGATGAGAGAGATGAAAATTTATTCTTTGAAAAGTTGAAGAGATCCAAAAAGAGAAACTTTTGTGCTGATTCTGAAGATGAAGATGCACCAGCccctaaaaaacaaaagaaaaacagaaaGGATTCTGAAGAATTCATTATTGAAAAAATCCTTGAATTTAAATTTGAACAtggtaaagaatatttttacataaaatggaAGGGATGGCCAGATAGTGAAAACACATGGGAGCCTATTGAACATCTTGACAACTGCCCAAGTATTCTCAAACAATTTCTTTCTGATGAAGAATTAAGACATTGTAATAAAATGGATCaattgaaaaatgaaatttCATTTGATAACCTGCTGAGTgaagaaaatcttttaaaaaggTTTGATGAAATAGAAAGCAATGATATTGTGAAATTAAAAGAGAgcttaacattaaaattactttcaatGATTATTTTATCTGAAGAGTATGAAAGTTTTGCCACAGACCTTGTACAAGAAACTAGAGATATTTTACAACTGTATGTTGTATCCAGAAGACGATGTCAGCAATTGATGAAATTACAAAAGTGGGAAGAACATATAAACCAAGTAGATAAATCTAAAAAacttcttgtagagaataatttTGACCTAGCTGGCCCACCAGAAAATTTTACCTACATTAATCAAAGCATACCTGGTAGTGGTGTCACAATTCCTGATGATCCACCCATAGGATGTGAATGCACAGCCTGTAACTGTCGCTCTAAGACATGTTGTGGTATGCAAGCCGGTTTGTTTGCCTATACAGCCAATAAAAGGCTTCGAGTTGCTTCCGGTACTCCCATTTACGAATGTAATAAAGCATGTAAATGCTCATCAGACTGCTGCAATCGCGTGGTACAAGGAGgacgaaatattaaattaagtattttcagAACCTCCAATGGATGTGGATGGGGAGttaaaacagaacaaaaaataagacAGGGGCAGTTTCTTTGTCAGTATGTGGGAGAGGTTATAACATTTGAGGAAGCTGAGAAACGAGGAAGAGAATATGATGCTAATGGGCTAACATATTTGTTTGATTTGGATTTTAACTCTGTTGAAAATCCCTATGTAGTGGATGCAGCTCATCTAGGAAATGTCTCACATTTCATAAATCATTCCTGTGACCCTAACTTAGGTGTTTGGGCCGTGTGGGCAGATTGTCTTGATCCTAATCTGCCTATGTTGGCTTTATTTGCCACCCGTGACATAGAACCTGGAGAAGAGCTTTGCTTTGATTATTTGCAAAAAGCTTCTGACAGTGATGATGCTGATACAAACAGTTCTTCTATTAGTAAAGATAGTTCCTATGATAATGAGATACCAAGTGGTTCTGAAGCTACCACAGGTATCAACCCAGTGTCCCCTGTAAAGTCAAGATTTGAAATCCAACAACAAAATAGAGCAATGCTACGAAATCTTACTGAATGCAAGTGTGGTGCTTTAAAATGtcgcaaatatttgttttga
- the LOC110370274 gene encoding protein TAPT1 homolog: MIVKNEDVQEHTKRLRFKSITNSQNSSGDVSFDKGVKETKCKDAEKAASLFAFLHVELTRGYLLEHDEERFSARREKVYSFIKIPQELEKFMAYGFFQCADSLLFVYTFLPLRFIMAIWTFFSRLFRKCFGFHSNSRKSILKPAETCDMLKGFILVICSILMCYIDTNMMYHLVKSQSVMKLYIFYNMLEVGDRLFSAFGQDTIDALFWTATEPRDRRREHLGVIPHLLFAMIYVFLHSLLVLFQATTLNVAFNSNNKSLLIIMMSNNFVELKGSVFKKFDKNNLFQVSCSDVRERLHLSVLLFIVVLQTMKEYMWREERFWILAPDCVLVLTFEVIIDWVKHAFITRFNEIPYGVYREYTVSLAYDVAQTRQKYAFSDHSDLVARRMGFIPLPLGVVITRVLVHAVKVDGFAAIFLISIAYLCLISVRVLVSIVILGKACDLITQHQTEKNESYHATPKKEQKDMTPKDIAYTHKSPEAEMPPPKKPTQLKFTVPENVIMSEPLVDASVGAAAIFSNSAIDLNGVCYLNDKMNAQVKQEAGDFLDTEMVDVSRSAPDIKAASVSAQAEVTERPLSPDAEGLKRRSESEPNLVKAEEHYEEAT, encoded by the exons ATGATAGTCAAAAATGAGGATGTGCAGGAACACACTAAAAGGTTACGGTTCAAATCTATAACCAATTCACAAAATTCGTCCGGCGATGTGAGTTTTGATAAAGGAGTGAAGGAAACGAAATGTAAAG ATGCTGAGAAGGCAGCTTCCTTATTTGCGTTTTTGCACGTAGAACTAACAAGAGGATATTTATTAGAACATGACGAAGAAAGATTTTCAGCCCGACGAGAAAAAGTATATTCCTTTATTAAAATTCCTCAGGAATTGGAAAAGTTCATGGCCTATGGATTCTTTCAGTGTGCAGACTCCTTGCTGTTTGTTTACACATTCCTTCCACTAAGGTTTATCATGGCTATTTGGACTTTTTTTAGCAGACTTTTCAGGAAGTGTTTCGG atttcattcaaattctCGCAAAAGTATACTGAAACCAGCTGAAACATGTGACATGCTTAAGGGTTTCATTTTAGTCATTTGCAGTATTTTAATGTGCTATATAGATACAAATATGATGTATCATTTAGTGAAGAGTCAGAGTGTGATgaaattgtatatattttacaatatgtTGGAGGTTGGTGACCGTCTGTTCTCAGCTTTTGGCCAGGATACTATTGATGCACTGTTCTGGACAGCTACCGAACCCAGGGATAGAAGGAGGGAACATCTGGGAGTTATACCTCATCTTTTGTTTGCTATGATCTATGTGT TTCTTCATAGTTTATTGGTGCTGTTTCAAGCTACAACATTGAATGTAGCCTTTAACTCTAATAATAAAAGTCTTCTTATCATAATGATGTCGAACAAT TTTGTAGAATTAAAAGGCAGTGTCTTCAAGAAGTTTGACAAGAACAATCTCTTCCAAGTGTCATGTAGTGATGTGAGAGAACGGCTGCATCTGTCAGTGCTACTGTTTATAGTAGTTCTGCAAACTATGAAGGAGTACATGTGGAGGGAAGAACGCTTCTGGATACTTGCACCGGATTGTGTTCTGGTGCTCACTTTTGAGGTCATCATTGATTGGGTCAAGCATGCTTTTATTACCAG GTTCAATGAGATTCCCTATGGAGTATATAGAGAATATACAGTGAGTTTGGCATACGATGTGGCACAAACCAGGCAGAAGTACGCCTTCAGTGACCACTCAGACTTAGTGGCACGTAGAATGGGCTTTATACCTTTGCCTCTAGGAGTTGTTATTACCAGGGTACTGGTTCATGCTGTTAAAGTTGACGG atttgcCGCAATTTTCTTAATATCCATTGCATATTTGTGCCTTATATCAGTAAGAGTACTTGTATCGATTGTGATACTTGGAAAAGCTTGTGATTTGATTACACAGCATCAGACGGAGAAAAATGAGAGCTACCACGCTACGCctaaaaa AGAACAAAAGGATATGACGCCAAAAGACATAGCCTATACTCACAAATCACCAGAAGCTGAGATGCCCCCACCTAAGAAGCCAACACAGTTGAAATTTACAGTTCCTGAAAATGTCATTatg AGCGAGCCATTGGTAGACGCGTCAGTTGGTGCCGCGGCGATATTCTCGAACAGCGCGATTGATCTAAATGGCGTGTGTTATCTGAATGACAAAATGAACGCGCAAGTCAAACAAGAGGCCGGTGACTTCCTTGATACTGAAATG gtggATGTAAGCAGGAGTGCGCCGGATATAAAGGCGGCCAGTGTAAGCGCCCAGGCTGAAGTGACGGAGCGGCCGCTATCCCCCGACGCAGAAGGGCTCAAGCGCCGCTCCGAGTCCGAACCCAACCTTGTCAAAGCCGAAGAACACTACGAGGAGGCCACATAG
- the Cul5 gene encoding cullin-5, translating into MLKDKGQVTFEDKWPAMRPIVLKLLKQEPVTQTEWQDLFGSVHSVCLWDERGPYKLRDALQQDIMMYIKQAQNRVLAQREDQALLKAYIAEWGKFFTQCNYLPTPFRQLENSINNVSKVASSNASSTQKKNNNNNIEDSLVRKLMLDSWNQSIFVDIKQRLQDSAMKLVQAERNGESFDSQLVIGVRESYVNLCSNSVDKLQIYRENFEAAYMQATEEFYKLKASEQLLANGVQSYMKYADQRLKEEEARAHRYLEPGSGSVAALTQCCEKVLIGEHLPTLLAESAPLIKAGQTEKLQLMFRLLDRVPEGVTPILRDLEAHIVSAGLADMVASADIITSDSEKYVERLLDLFKRFSSLAKDAFLDDPRFLTARDKAYKCVVNDTTVFKLELPSSALIRGSKGTAPESKCPELLANYCDMLLRKTPLSKRLTSEQIESRLRDVLLVLKYIENKDVFMRYHKAHLTRRLILDSSADSEKEEDMVEWLREVGMPADYVNKLARMFQDIKVSEDLNTQFRADTTRHDAINIKILNAGAWARGSERVTVSLPLELEDYIPEVEDFYKKKHSGRKLQWYHHMSNGTITFANTVGRFDLDVTTFQMAVLFAWNQRPMEKISYENLRLATELPDPELRRTLWSLVAFPKLKRQLLCYEPAVQNPKDFTENTTFWVNQEFALIKNGKPQRRGKINLIGRLQLSTERSQIEDNHSIVQLRILRTQEAIIKILKMRKRITNTALQSELVEILKNMFLPSKKMIKEQLEWLIEHKYMRRDDEDINTFIYMA; encoded by the exons ATGTTAAAG GATAAAGGACAAGTCACTTTTGAGGATAAATGGCCTGCTATGCGGCCAATAGTCTTGAAACTACTCAAGCAGGAGCCAGTTACGCAAACAGAATGGCAAGATCTCTTTGGTTCTGTTCATTCTGTATGCTTATGGGACGAGAGAGGGCCATATAAGCTAAGGGATGCTTTGCAGCAGGATATAATGATGTATATAAAACAGGCTCAAAACCGCGTACTGGCCCAGCGGGAAGACCAAGCCCTTCTCAAGGCTTACATCGCGGAATGGGGAAAGTTTTTTACGCAGTGCAACTATTTACCAACTCCTTTTCGACAGTTAGAAAACTCTATCAACAATGTAAGCAAGGTTGCTAGTTCTAATGCATCAAGTACTCAGAAAAAGAATAACAACAACAATATTGAGGATAGTTTGGTCAGGAAATTAATGTTAGACTCATGGAATCAAAGCATCTTTGTGGATATTAAACAGAGATTGCAAGATTCTGCAATGAAGCTTGTGCAAGCTGAACGTAATGGTGAATCTTTTGACTCACAATTGGTCATTGGTGTAAGGGAATCTTATG ttaatTTGTGCTCTAACTCTGTGGATAAACTTCAAATATACAGAGAAAATTTTGAAGCTGCCTACATGCAAGCAACAGAAGAGTTTTACAAACTAAAAGCCAGTGAACAATTGTTGGCTAATGGAGTCCAATCTTACATGAAGTATGCCGATCAACGTCTGAAGGAAGAAGAAGCTCGAGCCCATAGATACTTGGAGCCAGGAAGTGGCAGTGTGGCAGCACTTACACAGTGTTGTGAGAAGGTTTTAATTGGAGAACACCTTCCCACACTACTTGCAGAGAGTGCACCTTTGATAAAAGCTGGTCAAACAGAAAAATTACAACTTATGTTCCGTCTACTTGACAGAGTCCCAGAAGGAGTTACACCAATTTTAAGAGATCTAGAGGCACACATAGTGTCTGCAGGATTGGCTGATATGGTAGCTTCAGCAGATATTATCACTTCTGATTCAGAAAAATATGTTGAACGCTTATTAGATTTGTTTAAACGGTTTAGCTCCTTAGCTAAAGATGCATTTCTGGATGATCCAAGGTTTTTAACAGCTAGAGACAAGGCTTACAAATGTGTTGTAAATGATACCACAGTTTTTAAGTTGGAGCTACCATCTTCTGCTCTAATTAGGGGCAGCAAAGGCACAGCACCTGAGAGTAAATGCCCGGAGCTCCTAGCAAACTACTGTGACATGTTGCTAAGGAAGACTCCACTAAGTAAACGTTTAACAAGTGAACAGATAGAATCCAGGTTAAGAGATGTACTTTTAGTTCTAAAGTATATAGAAAACAAGGATGTCTTTATGAGATATCACAAAGCACATTTGACTCGAAGGTTAATATTAGATTCTAGTGCAGATTCTGAGAAGGAAGAGGACATGGTGGAGTGGTTGAGAGAGGTGGGTATGCCGGCAGACTATGTAAACAAACTGGCTCGAATGTTTCAAGATATTAAGGTCAGTGAAGATCTTAATACTCAGTTTAGAGCAGACACCACTCGTCATGatgctataaatataaaaatactcaatGCTGGAGCATGGGCCCGTGGATCTGAAAGAGTTACTGTTAGCCTTCCATTAGAGTTAGAAGACTATATACCTGAAGTTGAAGACTTTTACAAGAAGAAACATTCAGGGCGAAAGTTACAGTGGTACCATCATATGAGCAATGGTACAATCACTTTTGCTAATACTGTTGGTAGATTCGATTTGGATGTTACTACATTTCAAATGGCAGTCTTGTTTGCATGGAATCAAAGACCGATGGAGAAAATAAGTTACGAAAACTTAAGACTTGCCACTGAGCTCCCTGATCCAGAACTAAGGAGGACTTTATGGTCCCTTGTTGCATTTCCAAAACTGAAAAGGCAGTTACTGTGTTACGAACCAGCAGTTCAGAATCCTAAGGATTTTACAGAGAACACAACATTCTGGGTAAATCAAGAATTTGCCCTAATCAAAAATGGTAAACCTCAACGTAGAGGCAAAATAAACTTGATTGGCAGGTTACAATTGAGTACTGAGAGATCTCAAATAGAAGATAATCATTCCATTGTCCAACTTCGGATATTAAGGACTCAAGAAGCCATCATAAAGATACTGAAAATGAGAAAACGAATTACAAATACTGCTCTCCAG AGTGAATTGGTTGAGATTTTGAAGAACATGTTCTTGCCCTCGAAGAAGATGATCAAGGAACAACTGGAATGGCTCATCGAACACAAATATATGCGACGAGATGACGAGGATATCAACACTTTTATATATATGGCCtaa
- the LOC110370262 gene encoding E3 SUMO-protein ligase EGR2 isoform X2 translates to MGTDADHPTGPHLLSLADVGALGFDCALKPVSAPTPASGTPTDLNTPVTTSDLPAFFPTLLEPPSISGTLTGDELSLGCSPRRHKHEASLSPGARAEDASNASSASASLYGPSAGSGGKRAPSPPLQWLLPPGPGPGSVDKYFQQEYEERVELLPPECQPYCAPSQPCPPPQHCEYRPPPQPQQQHTWETQEYASAPQPTPGPSGLPKREPYPSPAGPSDRPVQLAEYNPSTSKGHEILSQVYQQSAQPLRLVAVKPRKYPNRPSKTPVHERPYACPVEGCDRRFSRSDELTRHIRIHTGQKPFQCRICMRSFSRSDHLTTHVRTHTGEKPFACDVCGRKFARSDEKKRHAKVHLKQRLKRERGGGGAHHHEHGHASL, encoded by the exons ATGGGCACTGATGCTGATCACCCGACCGGCCCGCACCTGCTCTCCCTCGCTGACGTGGGCGCGCTCGGGTTCGACTGCGCGCTGAAGCCGGTGTCGGCGCCGACGCCTGCCTCCGGCACGCCGACCGACCTCAACACGCCAGTCACCACTTCGGACCTGCCCGCTTTCTTCCCGACGCTGCTAGAGCCGCCGTCAATATCAG GTACACTGACAGGCGATGAGCTGTCGTTAGGATGCTCACCTCGACGGCACAAGCACGAAGCATCGTTGTCACCGGGCGCACGCGCCGAGGACGCTAGCAATGCGTCAAGCGCTAGTGCATCATTGTACGGGCCGTCGGCCGGCAGCGGCGGCAAACGAGCGCCCTCCCCGCCGCTGCAGTGGCTGCTGCCGCCCGGCCCCGGCCCCGGCAGCGTAGACAAATACTTCCAACAAGAGTATGAGGAGCGCGTCGAGCTGCTTCCTCCGGAGTGCCAGCCTTACTGTGCCCCGTCACAGCCGTGCCCGCCACCGCAACACTGCGAATACCGCCCTCCGCCGCAACCACAACAACAACACACGTGGGAGACGCAGGAGTACGCTAGTGCGCCGCAGCCTACCCCCGGACCCTCAGGCCTCCCAAAGCGCGAGCCCTACCCGAGTCCGGCCGGTCCTAGCGACAGACCAGTGCAGCTAGCAGAATATAACCCGTCCACGAGCAAAGGACATGAAATCCTATCTCAAGTGTACCAACAAAGTGCGCAACCGCTCCGGCTCGTCGCGGTCAAGCCCCGCAAATATCCTAACAGGCCGAGCAAAACCCCCGTCCACGAGCGGCCATACGCATGCCCAGTGGAAGGCTGCGACCGTAGGTTCTCGCGGTCAGACGAGCTAACGCGGCATATCCGCATTCACACTGGGCAGAAACCGTTCCAGTGTCGAATCTGCATGCGGTCGTTTAGCCGATCAGATCACCTGACGACGCATGTGCGCACCCACACGGGCGAGAAGCCGTTTGCGTGCGACGTGTGCGGACGCAAGTTCGCGCGCTCGGACGAGAAGAAGCGGCATGCTAAAGTGCACCTGAAGCAGCGACTgaagcgcgagcgcggcggagGTGGCGCGCATCACCACGAGCACGGGCACGCGTCTCTCTAG
- the LOC110370259 gene encoding uncharacterized protein LOC110370259 — MSTFGEINEPSSRTAWEDWDDVFVTDDFVNLRLDKEVDIPKEIDTFIILEGRYLYDCVRAHHDLELVNSNAEVNLCLFKTKKQNNYVCMIRDYNLVLSSEIVELLKKYITISTDVIAIVTKPMVEYQVSELVTKDYVIRSISASKPSTRKLNVHFPNLEQPNIISGVSAGVLCWREIIDKPAVAIICYIEHPEEQQILELYELLERFKIIPDMSKFHRDNILNSNLYI; from the exons atGAGTACTTTTGGTGAAATAAACGAACCGTCCAGTCGAACAGCCTGGGAAGACTGGGACGATGTTTTTGTTACTGATGATTTTGTAAA TTTACGTCTGGATAAGGAAGTTGACATCCCTAAAGAAATTGATACTTTCATAATATTAGAAGGCAGATACTTGTACGACTGTGTCAGAGCACATCATGACCTGGAACTCGTCAATTCTAATGCAGAAGTTAATTTGTGTTTATTCAAGACAAAGAAACAGAACAATTATGTTTGTATGATAAGAGATTACAATTTAGTTTTGAGCAGTGAAATTGTtgagttgttaaaaaaatacattacaattAGTACAGATGTTATAGCTATAGTAACAAAGCCCATGGTGGAATACCAAGTATCTGAGTTGGTCACCAAAGACTATGTGATCCGGAGTATATCAGCAAGCAAACCATCAACAAGAAAACTGAATGTTCATTTCCCAAATTTGGAACAACCCAATATAATATCTGGTGTATCTGCAGGAG tactTTGTTGGAGGGAAATCATTGATAAACCAGCAGTAGCTATCATATGTTACATTGAGCATCCAGAAGAGCAGCAGATACTAGAACTATATGAATTACTAGAAAGATTTAAAATCATCCCAGATATGTCAAAATTTCACAGAGACAACATATTAAACTCAAACTtatacatttga
- the LOC110370326 gene encoding eukaryotic translation initiation factor 2 subunit 3 isoform X2, with protein sequence MASNEGRSAQSNLHQQDLTKLDVTKLSALSPEVISRQATINIGTIGHVAHGKSTVVKAISGVQTVRFKNELERNITIKLGYANAKIYKCDNPKCPRPTSFISGGSSKDDSFPCLRPACTGRFQLVRHVSFVDCPGHDILMATMLNGAAVMDAALLLIAGNESCPQPQTSEHLAAIEIMKLKHILILQNKIDLVKEGQAKEQHEQIVKFVQGTVAEGAPIIPISAQLKYNIEVLCEYITKKIPVPLRDFTSPPRMIVIRSFDVNKPGCEVDDLRGGVAGGSILQGVLTVGMEIEVRPGLVSKDADGKLTCRPIFSRIVSLFAEQNELQYAVPGGLIGVGTKIEPTLCRADRLVGQVLGAVGALPGIFVKLEVSYYLLKRLLGVRTEGDKKAAKVQKLTKNEVLLVNIGSLSTGGRVIATKADLAKIALTNPVCTEIGEKVALSRRVENHWRLIGWGQIQGGETIEPAKN encoded by the exons ATGGCTTCGAATGAAGGGCGAAGTGCTCAGTCAAACTTGCATCAGCAAGACCTAACCAAATTG gATGTTACCAAACTATCAGCTCTTTCTCCTGAAGTTATATCGAGGCAGGCGACAATAAACATTGGCACCATTGGTCACGTAGCTCATGGCAAGTCAACTGTAGTCAAGGCAATTTCAGGAGTGCAGACTGTCAGATTCAAAAATGAATTGGAAAGGAATATTACTATCAAGCTTG gTTACGCTAATGCGAAAATCTACAAATGTGACAATCCAAAATGTCCGCGACCGACGAGCTTCATATCGGGGGGTTCGTCAAAGGACGACAGCTTCCCCTGTCTGAGACCGGCTTGCACGGGGCGGTTCCAGTTGGTGCGTCACGTGAGCTTCGTCGACTGCCCCGGGCACGACATCCTTATGGCAACCATGCTTAACGGTGCCGCGGTCATGGACGCCGCTTTGCTTTTAATCGCAG GAAACGAGTCTTGCCCTCAGCCACAAACCAGTGAACACTTGGCAGCCATCGAGATTATGAAACTGAAACATATACTCATACTGCAAAACAAGATAGACTTGGTAAAGGAGGGCCAAGCTAAAGAGCAACATGAACAAATCGTCAAATTCGTACAAGGCACTGTCGCTGAAGGAGCACCTATCATACCCATATCTGCTCAGTTGAAGTATAATATCGAG GTGTTATGTGAATATATCACGAAGAAAATTCCGGTGCCTTTGAGAGACTTCACGTCACCACCTCGGATGATCGTCATCCGTTCTTTCGATGTGAACAAACCTGGTTGCGAAGTAGACGACCTCAGGGGAGGTGTCGCTGGTGGCTCCATTCTGCAGGGAGTACTTACTGTTGGAATGGAAATCGAG GTCCGACCAGGTCTTGTAAGCAAGGACGCTGACGGCAAACTGACTTGCCGCCCCATCTTCTCCCGCATCGTGTCACTATTCGCGGAACAAAACGAGCTTCAATACGCCGTGCCTGGAGGTCTCATCGGAGTAGGAACCAAAATTGAACCTACCCTCTGTCGTGCTGACAGACTTGTGGGACAG GTCCTTGGTGCTGTTGGTGCTCTACCGGGAATTTTTGTGAAGCTTGAAGTTTCATACTACTTATTGAAACGTTTACTTGGCGTACGTACAGAAGGTGACAAGAAAGCCGCCAAAGTACAAAAACTAACTAAGAACGAA GTCTTGTTGGTCAACATTGGATCTTTGAGCACAGGTGGAAGGGTAATCGCTACCAAGGCTGATTTAGCCAAAATTGCCCTCACCAACCCTGTGTGCACCGAAATTGGAGAAAAAGTAGCCCTCAGCAGGAGAGTTGAAAATCATTGGAG ATTGATCGGCTGGGGTCAAATTCAAGGTGGAGAGACAATCGAGCCGGCAAAGAattaa